A portion of the Rhizoctonia solani chromosome 6, complete sequence genome contains these proteins:
- a CDS encoding GMC oxidoreductase, with product MSQVYADFDIVFVGGTTACVTAGRLAKANPELHILLVEQGPNNYQEPNVVTPALFLSHQAPGSKTTIFWKGNKSDALNGRSPIVSTGRILGGGSRWKLTTSLLVVKLMDMRVSYSDKENFPAVAQAYLEVAQKRGVPLVQDKQDLNTGHGCQRWAKWIDPATGVRQDAAHRYPSSMQQQTLAHYDCDQGCPCHFEGTKATGIEVVADKDTEEDANQTPYIINARKLRSGVGEAERLKKLGIQVVSDLPVGSTYEDHNLVLTPYHVADDTETIDPIMYQDPAFLEEAQAQFAQGKGALATNWIDAGSKLRPTPKELEEIGPAFAPVWKSYFESKPDKALVEGWLGPRNILPYKKARMILMGNYTGYPISRGHVYITSTDPYADPDFETGFLDKQADVDVQIWAYKQARCVKLDGPPDVNNVKDIVYTPEDNKAIEAYLRQFVETTWHSVGTVLMKPREQGGCVDARLNVYGTQNLKVADLSIIPGNVGANTNSTALVTGEKAAVIIAEDLGLNLD from the exons ATGTCGCAGGTCTATGCTGATTTTGATATTGTTTTCGTTG GAGGGACCACCG CGTGTGTTACCGCTGGCCGCCTTGCAAAGGCAAACCCAGAACTCCACATTCTTCTAGTTGAACAAGGGCCTAACAACTATCAGGAGCCGAATGTAGTTACTCCTGCGCTATTTTTGTCACATCAGGCTCCCGGGAGCAAGACCAC TATTTTCTGGAAAGGAAATAAGAGCGACGCCCTCAATGGACGTAGCCCAATTGTATCAACAG GCCGGATATTAGGCGGAGGGTCTAG ATGGAAACTTACCACCTCGCTCCTGGTCGTGAAACTCATGGATATGAGG GTCTCATATTCGGACAAAGAAAACTTCCCGGCTGTGGCGCAAGCATACCTCGAGGTGGCACAAAAGAGGGGCGTCCCCTTAGTGCAAGACAAGCAAGACCTAAATACTGGGCATGGTTGTCAG CGGTGGGCGAAATGGATTGATCCCGCG ACCGGAGTCCGACAAGATGCCGCTCACCGGTATCCATCCTCTATGCAACAACAAACGCTTGCACATTATGACTGCGACCAAGGTTGTCCGTGTCATTTTGAAGGAACCAAGGCCACAGGTATCGAAGTTGTAGCAGATAAAGATACAGAAGAAGATGCCAACCAGACACCTTATATTATCAACGCTCGCAAGCTC CGCAGCGGAGTTGGCGAAGCTGAGCGACTGAAGAAGCTCGGAATCCAAGTAGTCTCTGATCTACCGGTTGGCTCGACATACGAGGATCATAACCTCGTCCTCACACCTTACCATGTTGCAGACGATACAGAAACCATTGATCCGATCATGTACCAGGATCCTGCGTTTCTGGAAGAAGCCCAAGCACAGTTCGCTCAAGGGAAAGGAGCACTTGCTACGAACTGGATTGATGCTGGTAGTAAGTTACGACCAACTCCCAAAGAGCTCGAAGAGATTGGCCCAGCGTTTGCGCCAGTATGGAAGAGCTACTTCGAGTCTAAGCCCGATAAG GCACTTGTTGAGGGCTGGTTAGG GCCACGGAATATACTTCCTTATAAAAAGGCTCGTATGATATTGATGGGCAATTACACTGGATAT CCCATTTCTCGAGGGCATGTATATATCACATCAACAGATCCATATGCCGATCCCGACTTCGAAACCGGATTCCTTGACAAACAGGCTGATGTGGACGTTCAGATCTGGGCATATAAGCAGGCTCG ATGTGTCAAACTCGATGGTCCACCGGACGTCAACAATGTCAAGGATATTGTCTATACCCCGGAAGATAATAAAGCGATTGAGGCGTACCTTCGACAATTCGTTGAAACAACCTGGCATTCG GTTGGTACGGTCTTGATGAAGCCAAGAGAGCAAGGTGGCTGTGTTGATGCACGACTTAACGTTTATGGGACCCAGAATCTGAAGGTTGCAG ATCTTTCTATTATCCCTGGAAATGTTGGAGCAAATACTAATTCCACCGCCCTGGTGACAGGGGAGAAAGCGGCGGTCATCATCGCGGAAGACCTTGGTCTCAACCTGGATTAA
- a CDS encoding cytochrome P450 family protein gives MNQERGRHSIHKSPQASFSKETAMVVDSLHLAHYSVGLGILVLISYAIPYLLDPYNYRHRFPGPRLAAFTNWWMFRLVRSGHHSEAVKELYEKYGTFVRLGPNHISIADPDAFESVYGHGKGLLKSEFYHAFQGGPETDTFNARNKAEHSSRGVSGINWVAENGKAVINVCAQFSYLAFDIIGDLSLGSPFGLVQAQKDSSLSVESVDVSGETKQGTVEIPIARTIAGGLAQCTTIGLFPSWAHNIHMFLPWNALALFDRLRFFKLATTLVDARLKRGSGKDMEDGSGKRNIDLIDKLIEIQDENGNPLPKDEMIAEAVLLLVAGSDTVSNNLSSLFYHLAMQPEIQQELQAELDKHIIYDDSHRYEVKEGVAVPGYDVVAWYDDIKGLPFLNACVKETLRIHSTVGIGLPRVVPPGKEIRIAGQTFKPGSVISVPSYTTNRASVWGSNATEFQPKRWLDDKSGSLSKYFVPFSVGPRACIGRNLGYMELMLIAATLVRRYDIEALPITKMVTHEGFTREAVHCEVAIKRRKA, from the exons ATGAATCAGGAGAGAGGAAGACACTCGATCCACAAATCCCCTCAAGCGAGCTTCAGCAAGGAGACAGCTATGGTTGTCGATTCGCTTCACCTTGCTCATTATTCCGTTGGATTGGGAATACTAGTA TTAATATCCTATGCGATTCCATACCTTCTGGACCCGTACAACTACCGCCACAGGTTTCCCGGCCCACGACTGGCAGCTTTTACGAACTGGTGGATGTTCCGCCTTGTGCGGAGTGGCCACCATAGTGAAGCTGTCAAGGAGCTTTATGAGAAATATG GTACCTTTGTGCGACTGGGACCAAACCATATTAGTATCGCTGATCCGGATGCTTTCGAG AGTGTCTACGGGCACGGGAAAGGATTGCTAAAATCCGAATTTTACCATGCATTTCAAGGTGGCCCCGAAACTGATACATTCAACGCGCGCAATAAAGCCGAGCACTCAA GTCGCGGGGTCTCTGGAATCAATTGGGTTGCGGAAAATGGGAAAGCGGTCATCAATGTTTGTGCTC AGTTCTCCTACCTCGCGTTCGATATAATTGGCGACCTGTCTTTGGGATCTCCATTCGGACTTGTTCAGGCTCAAAAGGATTCTTCCCTATCTGTTGAATCTGTTGATGTATCAGGAGAAACCAAGCAGGGAACAGTAGAGATACCGATTGCCAGAACCATAGCTGGCGGACTGGCCCAATGCACGACAATAGGTTTATTCCCTTCGTGGGCACATAACATCCATATGTTCCTTCCTTGGAATGCTCTAGCTCTCTTTGACCGGTTAAGATTCTTCAAGCTGGCCACGACACTAGTAGATGCGAGGCTCAAGCGTGGCTCTGGGAAAGATATGGAGGACGGATCCGGAAAGCGAAACATCGACCTAATTGACAAGTTGATTGAAATCCAAGACGAGAATGGGAATCCTTTACCGAAAGATGAAATGATTGCAGAGGCAGTCCTCCTGCTGGTCGCTGGTAGCGACACTGTAAGCAA CAACTTGTCCTCCTTGTTCTATCACTTGGCAATGCAACCCGAGATCCAACAAGAGCTACAAGCCGAGCTTGATAAGCACATTATTTACGATGACTCTCACAGATACGAAGTTAAAGAAGGTGTTGCAGTCCCAGGATACGATGTGGTCGCGTGGTACGACGACATCAAAGGACTTCCTTTCCTTAACGCTTGTGTCAAAGAGACACTACGTATTCACTCAACGGTCGGCATTGGCCTACCGAGGGTTGTTCCACCTGGAAAAGAGATCAGAATCGCCGGACAGACATTCAAGCCGGGCAGCGTCATTAGCGTGCCTTCTTATACCACCAATCGTGCGAGCGTATGGGGCAGCAATGCAACGGAGTTTCAACCCAAACGTTGGCTCGACGATAAATCTGGTTCGCTAAGCAAGTATTTTGTCCCCTTTTCCGTAGGACCAAG GGCTTGCATTGGTCGAAACCTAGGATATATGGAGCTCATGTTAATTGCCGCAACACTCGTCCGTCGCTATGATATCGAAGCACTTCCTATTACTAAA ATGGTTACTCACGAAGGGTTCACTCGCGAGGCGGTTCATTGCGAAGTAGCGATCAAACGTCGAAAGGCATAA
- a CDS encoding Sodium/hydrogen exchanger family, with protein sequence MFQNGLAAPLCKRPRDPGSPDWTRMSISRLVGRAAEQQASAGGLLNGSDPTEYNTHDPIRLFIIQLGVIMLMTQGNHTGSDGYGPYSWVYGTHFPEPSRPFLALVANIGLVLFLFLVGLEIDVAVIKRNAKTSLTISTGGMILPFGLGAAVAIPVYNNFIDPEAASFGHFLLFVGVAFSITAFPVLCRILVALELLDTTVGIVVLSAGVGNDVVGWTLLALTVALVNASTGLTALYVLLVESGPSPLFMTVTILLVFGSAFFTDIIGVHAIFGGFLRVWRFPTREDMVSIIFLPLYFTLSGLSTNLGLLDNGALAARFAGFTTREAATIGTLMSCKGLVELIVLNVGLSAGILSTRVFSMFVLEALVLTFATTPVTLWLYPLKYRVRATAIGGNFGHARKKKFLFVFDRFESLPGAMMLSRLLQVQSAAPVAEVQDTKVEIPGSPGSSNIPELPAEEPLSPRGVTIDALRLLELTERTSAIMRSSEIDQLLTRDPLLTVFRTFAELEDIPVASSLSVVSHEGFATSVTEHSVKNGDEMVVVSWTPGTSQTTAHGQSTTGVNETAASSGIHSHFLRGLFVKSSVDVALFIDRGPGGQSLGGTGGVQHLFLPFFGGPDDRLALSFVAQLCKHPLVSATVVRVRKTEPEDADIAIPEAAHVANAGQAEAVAAAMKANNMTIHSTAGGFPDTVYAAADTQTRLASDTLDDIIWTRCNNELGSSNVAFKTISTPTPLRSIVSLVHTLGSKRRLISIVGRGKRLAVESHKDEMKEFGASGEMGKTAGDVAAALFVSDIKGPIVVLQAAYASRRDEHE encoded by the exons ATGTTCCAAAACGGATTGGCCGCTCCCCTTTGCAAACGACCACGCGATCCAGGG TCCCCGGACTGGACACGGATGTCAATTTCGAGGCTCGTCGGAAGAGCTGCCGAACAACAGGCAAGTGCT GGTGGTCTGCTCAACGGGAGCGATCCTACCGAGTACAACACTCATGACCCGATACGGCTGTTCATTATCCAGCTCG GGGTCATTATGCTCATGACCCAG GGGAATCATACTGGGTCCGACGGCTATGGGCCGTATTCCTGGGTTTACGGAACACATTTTCCCGAGCCATCCAGGCCATTCCTTGCGCTGGTGGCCAATATTGGATTG GTTCtcttcttgttcttggtcGGCCTCGAGATTGATGTTGCCGTCATCAAGCGCAACGCCAAGACTTCGCTCACAATTTCAACCGGCGGCATGATTCTGCCGTTCGGCCTTGGGGCCGCAGTCGCTATTCCTGTTTACAACAATTTCATTGACCCCGAGGCTGCCTCTTTTGGCCACTTCTTGC TCTTTGTTGGAGTCGCCTTCTCCATCACGGCATTCCCTGTCCTCTGCCGAATCCTTGTGGCGCTCGAGCTACTCGACACCACAGTCGGCATTGTAGTTCTTAGCGCGGGAGTCGGAAATGATGTGGTTGGCTGGACATTGCTCGCTCTCACGGTCGCCCTAGTCAATGCATCGACAGGTCTCACGGCACTCTATGTCCTCCT CGTGGAGTCCGGTCCATCTCCACTGTTCATGACTGTAACCATACTGCTCGTCTTTGGGAGCGCGTTCTTTACCGATATCATTG GTGTTCATGCCATCTTTGGTGGTTTCCTGCGGGTCTGGCGATTCCCCACGAGGGAG GACATGGTCTCAATTATATTCCTGCCGCTCTACTTTACCCTTTCTGGACTTTCCACTAATCTTGGCCTACTGGACAATG GCGCGCTAGCTGCAAGATTTGCTGGATTTACGACTCGAGAGGCGGCTACAATTGGAACGTTGATGAGTTGCAAAGG GCTTGTCGAACTCATCGTTCTGAACGTTGGCCTCTCGGCGGGGATTCTTTCCACGCGGGTTTTCTCGATGTTTGTCCTCGAAGCATTGGTACTCACCTTTGCCACCACCCCCGTAACCCTCTGGCTTTACCCTCTCAAATACCGTGTCCGAGCCACCGCAATCGGAGGAAACTTTGGCCATGCTA GAAAGAAGAAGTTCTTGTTCGTATTTGATCGTTTCGAGAGTCTCCCGGGTGCAATGATGCTCTCCCGGTTACTTCAAGTTCAAAGTGCCGCACCCGTGGCCGAAGTCCAGGACACAAAAGTAGAAATCCCTGGATCCCCAGGATCGAGTAACATCCCCGAACTTCCCGCCGAAGAGCCACTGTCCCCTCGAGGTGTAACTATAGATGCACTGCGGCTCCTCGAACTTACAGAACGTACCTCGGCTATCATGCGTAGCTCCGAAATTGACCAGCTCCTCACACGCGACCCCTTGTTGACAGTGTTCCGGACGTTTGCTGAATTGGAAGATATTCCGGTCGCAAGCTCCTTGAGCGTTGTATCGCATGAAGGTTTCGCGACAAGCGTAACGGAGCATTCCGTCAAGAATGGGGATGAGATGGTGGTTGTATCCTGGACGCCTGGAACCTCGCAAACGACGGCACACGGCCAATCT ACGACTGGCGTGAATGAGACCGCTGCTTCCTCTGGGATCCATTCTCATTTCCTTCGAGGGCTGTTTGTTAAATCGTCCGTTGACGTTGCACTGTTTATCGACCGAGGACCGGGCGGGCAAAGTTTGGGCGGAACCGGAGGAGTTCAGCATTTATTCCTTCCCTTTTTCGGTGGACCGGACGATCGACTCGCTCTCTCGTTTGTGGCCCAACTGTGCAAGCACCCGTTGGTTAGCGCTACAGTCGTCCGGGTGCGCAAGACGGAGCCTGAGGACGCAGACATTGCGATTCCTGAAGCGGCGCATGTCGCGAATGCCGGACAGGCCGAGGCCGTGGCGGCTGCTATGAAAGCCAACAACATGACCATTCATTCG ACGGCTGGCGGATTCCCTGACACCGTGTATGCCGCGGCGGATACCCAAACACGACTCGCTTCTGATACCCTTGACGATATAATCTGGACCCGGTGCAACAATGAACTCGGTTCAAGCAACGTAGCGTTCAAAACGATTTCCACGCCTACCCCTCTACGATCGATCGTCTCTCTCGTTCACACGCTAGGTTCCAAACGACGATTAATCTCGATCGTGGGCCGAGGCAAACGATTGGCTGTCGAGTCCCACAAGGACGAGATGAAGGAGTTTGGCGCTAGCGGAGAGATGGGCAAGACTGCGGGGGATGTTGCTGCGGCGTTGTTTGTGAGCGATATCAAGGGTCCGATTGTTGTTCTCCAAGCTGCATATGCGTCGAGACGAGATGAGCACGAGTAG